A window from Thermoplasma sp. Kam2015 encodes these proteins:
- a CDS encoding ORC1-type DNA replication protein translates to MDNPFARFAGTRTIQADLSLLEENYVPDSFPHRETQINEMVTILSSIMRGSRPSNIIVYGKTGTGKTSTTKYVTKMLMEAASNVSVVYVNCEIYDSPYSILVAIANYASAEKIPELGWPIDRIYRETLERIERTGKFFIVILDEMDRLIRKSGGDSLYVLLKLITDADSVKVSMIGITNDTTVLENIDARIKSRLNQESIVFPPYNASEIRDIISSRLEKVLGPNVVDETAINLCAAIGAQEHGDARKAIDLMRIAIEIAIRENKNRITESEIYEARERYEMNVLREAINTLPLHSKIVLLSAIVTQEIEPNSVITGEIYENYRRICDDLGFSALSPRRISDLLTELADYGLLVMDDRNMGKYGRTRSFSIVRQAEIIKKYLLEDENLSMFKSSKIPKQARFET, encoded by the coding sequence ATGGATAATCCGTTCGCTCGCTTTGCTGGAACCCGGACAATACAGGCTGATCTTTCACTTCTAGAGGAGAACTACGTACCGGATTCTTTCCCTCACAGGGAAACCCAGATAAACGAGATGGTAACCATACTGAGCAGCATCATGAGAGGATCTAGACCATCTAATATAATTGTATATGGAAAGACTGGCACTGGAAAGACTTCCACAACAAAGTATGTGACTAAGATGTTGATGGAAGCGGCGAGCAACGTTTCGGTCGTATATGTCAACTGCGAAATATACGATTCACCATATTCGATTCTTGTCGCAATAGCCAATTATGCCAGTGCAGAAAAGATCCCTGAACTGGGCTGGCCCATAGACAGGATATACCGAGAAACACTGGAACGCATTGAAAGGACAGGTAAGTTCTTCATAGTCATACTGGACGAGATGGATCGCCTCATCAGAAAGAGCGGCGGCGATTCCCTCTACGTTCTTCTGAAGCTGATCACCGATGCTGATTCGGTCAAGGTATCGATGATAGGCATAACAAACGATACAACAGTGCTGGAGAATATAGATGCCAGAATCAAGAGCAGATTAAATCAGGAAAGTATAGTATTCCCACCATATAACGCCAGTGAGATAAGAGATATAATATCCTCAAGACTCGAAAAGGTTCTTGGCCCCAATGTTGTGGACGAAACCGCAATAAATCTCTGTGCTGCAATAGGAGCACAGGAACATGGCGATGCAAGAAAGGCCATCGACCTTATGAGAATAGCCATAGAGATAGCCATAAGGGAGAACAAGAACAGGATAACAGAGAGCGAAATATATGAGGCCAGAGAAAGATACGAAATGAATGTGCTGAGGGAAGCCATAAATACGTTACCGCTTCATTCCAAGATCGTGCTCCTCAGTGCAATCGTGACCCAGGAGATTGAACCCAATTCTGTAATTACGGGAGAAATTTACGAAAATTACAGAAGGATATGCGATGATCTGGGCTTCAGCGCGCTTAGCCCAAGAAGGATCAGTGATCTGCTCACTGAACTTGCAGACTATGGCCTTCTCGTGATGGATGACAGGAACATGGGGAAATATGGAAGGACTAGAAGCTTCTCCATAGTGAGACAGGCTGAAATAATAAAAAAATATCTTCTAGAGGATGAAAATCTATCGATGTTCAAATCGTCAAAAATACCTAAACAGGCAAGATTTGAAACTTAA